A part of Ptychodera flava strain L36383 chromosome 11, AS_Pfla_20210202, whole genome shotgun sequence genomic DNA contains:
- the LOC139143308 gene encoding uncharacterized protein isoform X1, protein MSRMTYKLASLAEYEDFFKQRGHEIACLYYESGSDEEITLKQNMESFKRLRIKPRVLQNVTSNDVTVSLLGQKVDLPICIAPTALQAMAHPDAEVATAKAAEKMGTCMVLSQHANKSLEELGAKTPNGLKWLNLYLFPNRTVTLDLVRRAERSNFKGIAVTIDNPSLGNLKRLHNQEETTVYYRRIIDSHGYGHLEKYLKGYDMGPTLQSGLPRDIKITDPSATWEYVDWLRSKTSLPIIVKGVLTAEDAMLAINHGASAVIVSNHGGRGLDSVPATIEALPEVVKAIGDRVEVYVDGGIRNGIDVFKALALGAKAVFVGRPILYGLAHSGEEGVHNILEILKSELIRTMRFTGCRSLSDIKPSFVVHQSHYAKL, encoded by the exons ATGTCAAGGATGACTTATAAACTAGCAAGTTTGGCAGAATATGAGGACTTTTTCAAGCAAAGAGGGCATGAAATAGCATGTTTATATTATGAGTCTGGTAGTGATGAAGAGATAACCCTGAAACAGAACATGGAGTCTTTTAAAAG ACTTCGTATTAAGCCTCGTGTATTACAAAATGTGACTTCGAATGACGTCACAGTTTCTCTACTTGGCCAGAAAGTAGATCTCCCAATATGTATCGCACCTACTGCATTACAAGCAATGGCTCACCCTGACGCAGAAGTGGCTACAGCCAAAG CTGCAGAGAAAATGGGAACATGTATGGTATTGAGTCAACATGCCAATAAATCATTGGAGGAATTAGGGGCGAAAACGCCGAATGGGTTGAAATGGTTGAATCTCTATTTATTTCCAAATCGGACCGTGACTCTGGATTTGGTCAGAAGAGCTGAACGTTCGAACTTCAAGGGCATAGCTGTGACCATCGACAACCCATCACTTGGAAACCTGAAAAGACTTCACAACCAAGAGGAAACGACTGTTTACTACCGCAGAATTATTGACAGCCATGGCTACGGGCATTTGGAAAAGTATCTAAAG GGTTACGATATGGGCCCGACACTTCAAAGTGGACTTCCGAGGGACATAAAAATTACAGACCCGTCTGCGACTTGGGAATACGTTGATTGGTTACGTTCAAAAACCAGTCTACCAATCATCGTCAAGGGTGTGTTAACAGCCGAAGACGCCATGTTAGCGATCAACCACGGTGCCAGTGCAGTCATTgtatcaaaccatggaggtcgAGGACTTGACTCTGTACCTGCAACA ATAGAAGCACTGCCTGAAGTTGTCAAAGCTATTGGTGACAGAGTTGAAGTCTACGTAGATGGCGGAATACGTAATGGCATCGACGTATTCAAAGCATTGGCACTGGGAGCAAAAGCAGTGTTTGTTGGTCGACCTATTCTGTATGGACTTGCACACTCA GGTGAAGAAGGTGTGCACAACATCCTAGAAATCTTAAAGTCTGAACTCATTCGAACAATGCGGTTTACAG GTTGTCGATCACTGTCGGACATCAAGCCTTCTTTTGTAGTGCACCAGTCGCACTACGCGAAACTAT
- the LOC139143308 gene encoding 2-Hydroxyacid oxidase 2-like isoform X2: MAHPDAEVATAKAAEKMGTCMVLSQHANKSLEELGAKTPNGLKWLNLYLFPNRTVTLDLVRRAERSNFKGIAVTIDNPSLGNLKRLHNQEETTVYYRRIIDSHGYGHLEKYLKGYDMGPTLQSGLPRDIKITDPSATWEYVDWLRSKTSLPIIVKGVLTAEDAMLAINHGASAVIVSNHGGRGLDSVPATIEALPEVVKAIGDRVEVYVDGGIRNGIDVFKALALGAKAVFVGRPILYGLAHSGEEGVHNILEILKSELIRTMRFTGCRSLSDIKPSFVVHQSHYAKL; encoded by the exons ATGGCTCACCCTGACGCAGAAGTGGCTACAGCCAAAG CTGCAGAGAAAATGGGAACATGTATGGTATTGAGTCAACATGCCAATAAATCATTGGAGGAATTAGGGGCGAAAACGCCGAATGGGTTGAAATGGTTGAATCTCTATTTATTTCCAAATCGGACCGTGACTCTGGATTTGGTCAGAAGAGCTGAACGTTCGAACTTCAAGGGCATAGCTGTGACCATCGACAACCCATCACTTGGAAACCTGAAAAGACTTCACAACCAAGAGGAAACGACTGTTTACTACCGCAGAATTATTGACAGCCATGGCTACGGGCATTTGGAAAAGTATCTAAAG GGTTACGATATGGGCCCGACACTTCAAAGTGGACTTCCGAGGGACATAAAAATTACAGACCCGTCTGCGACTTGGGAATACGTTGATTGGTTACGTTCAAAAACCAGTCTACCAATCATCGTCAAGGGTGTGTTAACAGCCGAAGACGCCATGTTAGCGATCAACCACGGTGCCAGTGCAGTCATTgtatcaaaccatggaggtcgAGGACTTGACTCTGTACCTGCAACA ATAGAAGCACTGCCTGAAGTTGTCAAAGCTATTGGTGACAGAGTTGAAGTCTACGTAGATGGCGGAATACGTAATGGCATCGACGTATTCAAAGCATTGGCACTGGGAGCAAAAGCAGTGTTTGTTGGTCGACCTATTCTGTATGGACTTGCACACTCA GGTGAAGAAGGTGTGCACAACATCCTAGAAATCTTAAAGTCTGAACTCATTCGAACAATGCGGTTTACAG GTTGTCGATCACTGTCGGACATCAAGCCTTCTTTTGTAGTGCACCAGTCGCACTACGCGAAACTAT